The Erythrobacter sp. JK5 genome includes a region encoding these proteins:
- a CDS encoding PilZ domain-containing protein: MPNNNDSYQIAAQEDRCGPRTKLSIPATLRASGGRAFQSVVHDLSISGFSASSINRMHEGQVCWLSLPGLESLQGEVVWWDNCIVGCAFSELLSPIVHDNILQRYNNNGVIRTAI; this comes from the coding sequence ATGCCGAACAACAACGACAGTTACCAGATCGCAGCGCAGGAAGACCGCTGCGGGCCGCGCACCAAGCTTTCGATCCCCGCAACGCTGCGGGCATCGGGTGGCCGCGCTTTCCAGAGCGTGGTGCACGACCTGTCGATTTCGGGCTTCTCCGCCTCGTCGATCAACCGGATGCACGAAGGCCAGGTTTGCTGGCTGTCGCTGCCGGGGCTCGAATCGCTCCAGGGCGAAGTGGTGTGGTGGGACAATTGCATCGTCGGATGCGCGTTCAGCGAGCTGCTGAGCCCGATCGTCCACGACAATATCCTGCAGCGCTATAACAACAATGGCGTGATCCGCACGGCGATCTGA
- a CDS encoding lipopolysaccharide assembly protein LapB → MRFAPAAAALSLLLATTASVTIAQDSEPDPRAAALIVQGQAALKAGDTQAAIDAYEAALAVDPGYTPIFLELAEAARQDGLQGKAIRYYREALDRDPGNFAAISGEGAALVEKGALEKAKRNLARLQSLCGSNCPETLALQTTIAAGPPARLAADTPETTPASN, encoded by the coding sequence ATGCGTTTCGCGCCCGCTGCCGCCGCCCTGTCGCTGTTGCTGGCAACCACGGCCAGCGTGACGATCGCACAGGACAGCGAACCCGATCCGCGCGCCGCCGCGCTGATCGTGCAGGGACAGGCTGCGCTCAAGGCTGGCGACACGCAGGCGGCGATCGACGCTTACGAAGCGGCGCTGGCTGTCGATCCGGGCTACACGCCGATCTTCCTCGAACTGGCCGAAGCCGCACGGCAAGACGGGTTGCAGGGCAAGGCGATCCGCTACTACCGCGAAGCGCTGGACCGCGATCCGGGCAATTTTGCCGCGATTTCGGGCGAAGGCGCGGCGCTGGTCGAAAAAGGCGCGCTGGAAAAGGCCAAGCGCAACCTCGCCCGGCTCCAGAGCCTGTGCGGTTCGAACTGCCCCGAAACACTGGCGTTGCAGACTACGATCGCGGCAGGCCCGCCTGCGCGTCTTGCGGCGGATACCCCGGAAACGACTCCGGCGAGCAACTGA
- a CDS encoding RsmB/NOP family class I SAM-dependent RNA methyltransferase translates to MTPAARVQAAIELLDAIIDAAKHEGAPADRLIAEWARNNRYAGSKDRRAVRELVYSAIRVCGPVPESGRAAMGALGAAAPETEHILQLFDGSNYGPAPLASGEVLAEPGIAPGWLVERFAASGIVGDALEALMERAPLDIRVNALKADRATIDLPEQGEPLAAPQALRFDSGTQVEQWPAWRDGLIEVQDLGSQIACEAMPVRESDLVIDLCAGAGGKTLALAARSGNAATLVAADTDARRLGNLAPRALRAGAQIASTVLLNPGQELEALAEWHGKADLVLVDAPCSGTGTWRRKPEAKWRLTPDRLDRFAALQDRLLDIASRLVRLGGRIGYVTCSLLDQEGADRVAAFLARNAGWQSETGDLPLGRPHGAGMRLDPFHDGTDGFFIAILRSS, encoded by the coding sequence ATGACGCCGGCCGCGCGGGTGCAGGCCGCGATCGAGTTGCTCGATGCGATCATCGATGCCGCAAAGCACGAAGGTGCCCCGGCTGATCGCTTGATCGCCGAGTGGGCGCGCAACAATCGCTATGCTGGCAGCAAGGATCGGCGCGCGGTGCGCGAACTGGTCTATTCCGCCATTCGCGTCTGTGGCCCGGTGCCGGAAAGCGGACGGGCCGCGATGGGCGCGCTCGGTGCGGCAGCGCCGGAGACCGAGCACATTCTCCAGCTTTTCGATGGTTCGAATTATGGGCCTGCGCCGCTCGCATCGGGAGAAGTGCTCGCCGAACCCGGTATCGCGCCGGGCTGGCTTGTCGAACGTTTCGCCGCGTCCGGGATCGTGGGCGACGCGCTTGAGGCGCTGATGGAGCGCGCCCCGCTCGACATCCGGGTCAATGCGCTCAAGGCCGACCGCGCGACCATCGATCTGCCCGAGCAGGGCGAGCCGCTCGCCGCGCCGCAGGCGCTGCGGTTCGATTCGGGCACGCAGGTCGAACAATGGCCGGCATGGCGCGACGGGCTGATCGAGGTGCAGGACCTCGGCAGCCAGATCGCCTGCGAGGCGATGCCGGTTCGGGAGAGCGATCTTGTGATCGACCTGTGCGCCGGGGCGGGTGGCAAGACCCTCGCGCTCGCCGCGCGTTCGGGGAACGCCGCCACACTGGTTGCCGCCGATACGGATGCGCGGCGGCTCGGCAATCTCGCTCCCAGAGCCCTGCGGGCAGGCGCGCAGATCGCCAGCACGGTGCTGCTGAATCCCGGCCAGGAGCTCGAAGCGCTCGCCGAATGGCACGGCAAGGCCGATCTCGTGCTGGTCGATGCCCCGTGTTCCGGGACCGGGACCTGGCGGCGCAAGCCCGAGGCGAAATGGCGGCTGACACCCGATCGGCTCGATCGGTTTGCCGCCTTGCAGGACCGACTGCTGGATATCGCGAGCCGCCTGGTCCGCCTGGGCGGACGGATCGGATACGTCACCTGCTCGCTCCTCGATCAGGAAGGCGCAGACCGGGTTGCCGCATTTCTCGCGCGCAACGCGGGATGGCAATCTGAAACCGGCGATTTGCCGCTCGGCAGGCCGCACGGCGCAGGAATGCGGCTCGATCCGTTCCACGACGGTACGGACGGCTTTTTTATCGCCATCCTGCGTTCATCGTGA
- a CDS encoding PilZ domain-containing protein, with translation MSAAGSPNTKLSIPATLRAKGGRDFQTVVRDLSILDFSASSMNRMHEGQVCWLSLPDLDPLEAEVVRWENSIVQCELSEVLSPIIHDNILQRYSNLGVTRTAI, from the coding sequence ATGTCGGCCGCAGGCAGCCCGAACACCAAGCTCTCGATCCCGGCTACGCTTCGGGCCAAGGGCGGTCGTGACTTCCAGACCGTTGTGCGCGATCTCTCGATCCTGGATTTCTCCGCCTCATCGATGAACCGCATGCACGAGGGACAGGTCTGCTGGCTCTCGCTTCCCGATCTCGACCCGCTCGAAGCCGAAGTTGTTCGGTGGGAAAATTCGATCGTGCAATGCGAACTCAGCGAAGTGCTGAGCCCGATCATCCATGACAACATCCTGCAGCGCTACAGCAATCTGGGCGTGACCCGCACCGCCATTTGA
- a CDS encoding metal-dependent hydrolase gives MDNITHSLVGAVLGQAGLKKKTGLAMPALIIGANLPDVDAACFFWLEGTEHLGFRRGITHGPPAMVLLPLILAGLLWAFDRWQEKRGQGRFGRPEGRLPVNFKWLFLLSFIGCLSHPALDWLNVYGIRLLEPFSSQWFYGDTLFIIDVWLWALLIGSVCWSLRSEKRGGNWTRPAWVGIAGGLAYIGMNGLISASASEDANRAAQATDFLEHGHAIIASPVPLAFWERETIYSSALLIEDFSAATWKVGNWSFFGGMAGEVILPVRPCNWAGLEEQRRTNPQLDAFLFWSRAPFATRAEDGSVVLHDARFYDPRARDRFSVALPDVECEELPVP, from the coding sequence ATGGACAACATCACGCACAGTTTGGTCGGGGCGGTACTCGGGCAGGCTGGCCTCAAGAAAAAGACCGGCCTTGCCATGCCCGCGCTGATCATCGGCGCGAACCTGCCCGATGTCGATGCGGCGTGCTTTTTCTGGCTGGAGGGCACCGAGCATCTCGGCTTTCGGCGCGGGATCACGCATGGGCCGCCGGCGATGGTGTTGTTGCCGCTGATTCTCGCAGGGCTGCTGTGGGCTTTCGACCGCTGGCAGGAGAAGCGCGGCCAAGGTCGGTTTGGGCGGCCCGAGGGGCGGCTGCCGGTGAACTTCAAATGGCTGTTCCTGTTGAGCTTCATCGGCTGCCTGAGTCACCCGGCGCTCGACTGGCTCAATGTTTACGGCATCCGGTTGCTGGAGCCGTTCTCGTCGCAATGGTTCTACGGCGACACGCTGTTCATCATCGATGTGTGGCTGTGGGCGCTGTTGATCGGGAGCGTTTGTTGGTCGCTTCGGAGTGAGAAACGTGGCGGGAATTGGACGCGGCCTGCATGGGTGGGGATTGCTGGCGGATTGGCGTATATCGGGATGAATGGGTTGATCTCGGCTAGCGCGTCTGAAGATGCCAATCGGGCTGCACAAGCGACTGATTTTCTCGAGCATGGGCACGCAATTATCGCGAGCCCGGTTCCTCTCGCCTTCTGGGAGCGGGAGACGATCTACTCTTCTGCGTTGCTCATTGAGGACTTCAGCGCTGCCACTTGGAAGGTCGGCAATTGGTCTTTCTTCGGCGGAATGGCCGGCGAGGTCATTCTTCCCGTTCGCCCCTGCAACTGGGCTGGTTTGGAAGAGCAACGTCGTACCAACCCCCAACTCGACGCCTTCCTCTTCTGGTCGCGCGCACCGTTCGCGACGCGGGCGGAGGATGGCTCGGTTGTCCTCCACGATGCCCGCTTCTACGACCCTCGGGCGCGGGATCGGTTCTCCGTCGCTCTGCCCGATGTCGAATGCGAGGAACTTCCAGTTCCCTGA
- a CDS encoding cyclopropane-fatty-acyl-phospholipid synthase family protein has product MRGERLLSGGERFAPVPGRLARLIAPGFAKILDRIDAGLEKGSLIGHLPDGTTRMLGGRAPGFEAEVCLHDWRALLRLAVNGSIGWYQAYEAGEWDSDDLVSVFAVMGANAASLGSAARSSGPYRWAASLAHRFNRNSKSGAQRNIAAHYDLGNDFYAAWLDSSMTYSSALDWGEDGIEAAQQRKLASLAARLGDPATVLEIGCGWGALADRLAKQGARVTAISLSDEQLDYARSHRDPTIDFRKQDYRDVAGQFDAIASVEMVEALGREYWPAFMDCLARNLKPGGRAAIQYISIADDLFEVYAGAADFIQAYIFPGGLLIRASEFRRLASRRGLSWDDETSFGADYAETLRAWRARFDEAVQGGRLPDGFDHRFVRLWRYYLAYCEGGFRAGNIDVHQVTLVKG; this is encoded by the coding sequence ATGAGGGGCGAGCGTTTGCTGAGCGGCGGGGAACGGTTCGCGCCTGTTCCCGGCCGGTTGGCGCGGCTGATCGCCCCGGGTTTTGCAAAGATCCTCGACCGCATCGATGCGGGCCTGGAGAAGGGATCGCTGATCGGGCATCTGCCCGACGGAACCACGCGCATGCTTGGCGGACGGGCGCCCGGATTCGAAGCCGAGGTGTGCCTGCACGACTGGCGCGCCCTGCTGCGCCTCGCGGTCAACGGCTCGATCGGGTGGTACCAGGCCTACGAGGCGGGCGAGTGGGATTCGGACGATCTCGTCAGCGTGTTCGCGGTGATGGGCGCCAATGCGGCTTCGCTGGGCAGCGCGGCGCGCAGCTCGGGCCCCTACCGATGGGCGGCATCGCTGGCGCATCGTTTCAACCGCAATTCGAAATCGGGCGCCCAGCGCAACATCGCGGCGCATTACGACCTCGGCAACGATTTCTACGCGGCGTGGCTCGATTCCAGCATGACCTATTCGAGCGCGCTCGATTGGGGCGAGGACGGGATCGAGGCGGCGCAGCAGCGCAAGCTCGCGAGCCTCGCGGCCAGATTGGGCGATCCCGCGACCGTGCTCGAAATCGGCTGCGGCTGGGGGGCTTTGGCCGATCGGCTGGCGAAGCAGGGTGCCAGGGTGACGGCTATCAGCCTGTCGGACGAGCAACTCGACTATGCGCGGTCGCATCGCGACCCGACGATCGATTTCCGCAAGCAGGATTATCGCGATGTCGCCGGGCAGTTCGACGCGATCGCCAGCGTCGAAATGGTCGAGGCGCTGGGGCGCGAGTACTGGCCGGCCTTCATGGACTGCCTGGCGCGCAACCTGAAGCCGGGCGGCCGCGCCGCAATCCAGTATATCTCGATCGCCGACGACCTGTTCGAGGTCTATGCCGGCGCGGCAGACTTCATTCAGGCCTATATCTTCCCCGGGGGATTGCTGATCCGGGCGAGCGAATTTCGCAGGCTGGCATCCCGGCGCGGCCTGAGCTGGGACGACGAGACCAGCTTTGGCGCGGACTATGCCGAAACGCTCCGCGCATGGCGCGCACGCTTCGACGAGGCGGTGCAAGGCGGACGCCTGCCGGACGGTTTCGACCACCGCTTCGTGCGGCTGTGGCGGTACTACCTCGCCTATTGCGAGGGCGGCTTCCGCGCCGGCAATATCGATGTGCACCAGGTCACGCTGGTGAAGGGATAA
- a CDS encoding deoxyribodipyrimidine photo-lyase, with translation MPETQIVWLRRDLRVADNPALYHAAKAGPVVAVYVLDDDSPKHHKMGGASRWWLHHSLASLQKSFGRRNARIVLRRGDAVGELLKIAKETGATTIHANRHYEPWWLKAQGKLKDELDLKLYDGNYLFPAGHVTTGSGDPYKIYTPFYKAMRQEFPPRDVLPEPETLSSPDSWPASDDLDDWHLLPTNPDWSGGIAEFWNVGEAAAHERLDAWKDDVGDYEAKRNLPSVDCSSRMSPHLHFGEITPVQIWHALKHKRSEGWDSYESELVWRDYAANVICEFPAYATENYRSDYDELEWRDPDNDKQAAEDLKRWQKGQTGYPIVDAGMRQLWQTGWMHNRVRMITASFLIKHLLIDWRKGEQWFWDCLVDADYGSNAVNWQWNAGTGVDSNMFSRIMAPLTQSEKFDAAGYIREYVPELADLDEPYIHDPEEHGCLPSDYPPKMIAHKQGRERALSAYRAMKAG, from the coding sequence ATGCCTGAAACACAAATCGTCTGGCTGCGACGCGATCTGCGCGTGGCGGACAATCCTGCGCTGTATCACGCGGCCAAGGCCGGTCCAGTGGTCGCGGTCTATGTGCTCGACGACGATTCACCAAAGCACCACAAAATGGGCGGCGCTTCGCGGTGGTGGTTGCATCATTCGCTCGCGAGCCTGCAAAAGAGCTTCGGCCGGCGCAACGCCAGGATCGTCCTCAGGCGCGGTGATGCAGTCGGGGAGCTGCTCAAGATTGCGAAGGAAACCGGCGCGACGACGATCCATGCGAACCGTCACTACGAGCCATGGTGGCTCAAGGCGCAGGGTAAGTTGAAAGACGAACTCGACCTCAAGCTCTACGACGGCAACTACCTGTTCCCGGCGGGCCACGTGACCACCGGATCGGGCGATCCGTACAAGATCTACACCCCGTTCTACAAAGCGATGCGGCAGGAGTTTCCTCCGCGCGACGTGCTGCCGGAACCCGAAACGCTGTCCTCGCCCGATAGTTGGCCCGCAAGCGATGATCTGGATGACTGGCACCTGCTTCCCACCAATCCGGACTGGTCGGGCGGGATCGCAGAGTTCTGGAATGTCGGTGAAGCGGCAGCGCACGAACGGCTCGACGCGTGGAAAGACGATGTCGGCGACTACGAGGCAAAGCGCAATCTGCCCTCGGTCGACTGCTCCTCGCGTATGTCACCGCACCTGCATTTCGGCGAAATTACCCCGGTGCAAATCTGGCATGCATTGAAGCACAAGCGCTCCGAGGGCTGGGACAGCTACGAAAGCGAGCTGGTGTGGCGCGATTATGCCGCCAACGTGATTTGCGAATTCCCGGCTTATGCGACCGAGAACTATCGCTCCGACTACGACGAGCTCGAATGGCGCGATCCGGACAACGACAAGCAAGCCGCCGAGGACCTCAAACGCTGGCAGAAAGGCCAGACCGGCTACCCGATCGTCGATGCCGGGATGCGCCAGCTGTGGCAGACCGGGTGGATGCACAACCGCGTGCGGATGATCACCGCGAGTTTCCTCATCAAGCACCTGCTGATCGACTGGCGCAAAGGCGAGCAGTGGTTCTGGGACTGCCTCGTCGATGCCGACTACGGATCGAACGCTGTCAACTGGCAGTGGAACGCGGGGACGGGGGTTGATTCCAACATGTTCAGCCGGATCATGGCTCCGCTGACCCAGTCGGAGAAGTTCGACGCGGCAGGCTATATCCGGGAGTACGTGCCCGAGCTCGCCGACCTTGACGAACCCTATATCCACGATCCCGAAGAGCATGGCTGCCTGCCGAGCGACTATCCGCCCAAGATGATCGCGCACAAGCAGGGCCGCGAACGGGCCTTGTCGGCCTACAGGGCGATGAAAGCGGGCTAG
- a CDS encoding RNA pyrophosphohydrolase encodes MNDLPYRPCAGFMLVNSDRRVFVGQRIDPRTHGFWQMPQGGIDPGEEVRDAALRELAEETGIAEALVEVIAKTPAPLHYDLPPDLLGVAWKGKYRGQEQHWFLGRFLGSDADIDLEAHDPPEFNAYRWVDPLALPDLIVPFKRDVYRALVDEFLDLI; translated from the coding sequence ATGAACGACCTCCCCTACCGTCCCTGCGCCGGGTTCATGCTGGTCAATTCGGATCGGCGCGTCTTTGTCGGTCAGCGGATAGACCCGAGAACGCATGGATTCTGGCAGATGCCGCAGGGCGGGATCGATCCCGGCGAGGAGGTGCGCGACGCAGCTTTGCGCGAACTGGCGGAAGAAACCGGCATCGCCGAAGCTCTGGTCGAAGTGATCGCGAAAACACCGGCTCCGCTGCATTACGACCTGCCGCCCGACCTGCTCGGCGTGGCGTGGAAAGGGAAGTATCGCGGCCAGGAGCAGCACTGGTTTCTCGGCCGGTTCCTCGGCAGCGATGCCGATATCGACCTCGAAGCGCACGACCCGCCGGAATTCAATGCCTACCGATGGGTCGATCCGCTGGCGCTGCCCGACCTGATCGTGCCGTTCAAACGCGATGTCTACCGCGCGCTCGTCGACGAATTTCTCGATCTGATCTGA
- a CDS encoding serine hydrolase, with protein sequence MTLRRITFAALGALALAGCSAGYAGADAGAAPVALAPVALQQPPARDPAELQVLFWDDAKRSARFRDMESWFAGHEVPAATRERVLQPGEPLPDELAAELRALMQETNAAGLMVVQDGRVRFEEYRLGLGPSDRWTSFSVAKSFTSTLLGAAIADGFIGGLEDPVTQYIPGLAGSAYDGVTVGQIATMTSGVAWNEDYTDPNSDVAQMNRFVVEYGPDAIVEQMKTLKREAEPGEKWVYKTGETNLIGVVVENAVGLSLAEYAQQKIVEPAGFAGPMFWMTDPRGGNIGGCCLSLRLADYARMGQFALEGGEGVVPQNWFADAGAPQVDFRNGGFGYGYQWWTYPGGNFGAQGIFGQAITIVPEKQLVVAVVSNWPTATSSANRERTRAVVNRIAQAAEVTPAVVK encoded by the coding sequence ATGACACTTCGCCGCATCACCTTCGCTGCGCTCGGCGCGCTTGCGCTCGCGGGCTGCTCGGCCGGCTATGCTGGCGCGGACGCGGGCGCTGCGCCGGTGGCGCTCGCTCCCGTCGCATTGCAGCAGCCGCCTGCGCGCGACCCGGCGGAGCTGCAGGTGCTGTTCTGGGACGATGCCAAGCGCTCGGCGCGGTTTCGCGACATGGAAAGCTGGTTCGCCGGTCACGAGGTGCCCGCAGCAACCCGAGAGCGGGTGTTGCAGCCCGGCGAACCGCTTCCCGACGAGCTGGCCGCGGAGCTTCGCGCGCTCATGCAGGAAACCAACGCGGCGGGCCTGATGGTGGTGCAGGATGGCCGGGTGCGGTTCGAGGAGTACCGGCTCGGCCTCGGTCCGTCGGATCGCTGGACCAGCTTTTCGGTCGCCAAGAGCTTCACCTCGACCCTGCTCGGCGCGGCGATCGCCGATGGCTTTATCGGCGGCCTCGAAGATCCGGTGACGCAGTATATTCCGGGACTTGCGGGCTCGGCCTATGATGGCGTCACGGTCGGCCAGATCGCCACCATGACCAGCGGGGTCGCGTGGAACGAGGACTACACCGATCCGAACAGCGACGTGGCGCAGATGAACCGCTTTGTCGTCGAATACGGCCCCGATGCGATCGTCGAGCAGATGAAGACGCTGAAGCGCGAAGCCGAGCCGGGCGAGAAGTGGGTCTACAAGACCGGCGAAACCAACCTCATCGGCGTGGTGGTGGAAAATGCGGTGGGCCTGTCACTCGCCGAATACGCGCAGCAGAAGATCGTCGAACCGGCGGGCTTCGCCGGGCCGATGTTCTGGATGACCGATCCGCGCGGCGGGAATATTGGCGGCTGCTGCCTGTCGCTGAGGCTCGCCGATTACGCGCGGATGGGCCAGTTTGCGCTGGAAGGCGGCGAAGGCGTGGTTCCGCAGAACTGGTTTGCCGATGCCGGCGCGCCGCAGGTCGATTTCAGGAATGGCGGGTTCGGATACGGTTACCAGTGGTGGACCTATCCGGGCGGCAATTTCGGCGCGCAGGGCATATTCGGGCAGGCGATCACCATCGTTCCCGAAAAGCAGCTGGTGGTGGCCGTGGTGAGCAACTGGCCGACTGCAACCAGCAGCGCGAACCGCGAGCGGACCCGCGCCGTCGTCAACAGGATCGCACAGGCTGCGGAGGTCACGCCCGCAGTGGTCAAGTAG
- a CDS encoding alpha/beta hydrolase gives MSDTPFIRPDMKAFLDALAAMEGPAIADMTLEEARASYVALHGIADRPARELAVIRDLACPGPAGDIPLRLYDARETRDPAPVIVFYHGGGFVIGDLETHHNLCTEIAALMDLPLVAVDYRRAPEAPFPAAIEDCEAATRWIASSPVELGREATGIVTIGDSAGGNATIVVGQQLAADPAAVPVVLQVPIFPLASDAFGSSSLEEFAEGYVLSKAAVEFFDAAYAPDRSDPRAMPILGDHSTAPPTVLVTAGLDPIRDSGRDYAKALADAGCSFSFMEIEGVTHSFTNLRGAVPSTQADLERVIAAMKCTLGA, from the coding sequence ATGAGCGACACGCCGTTTATCCGCCCGGACATGAAGGCTTTTCTCGATGCGCTGGCGGCGATGGAAGGTCCGGCGATCGCCGACATGACGCTGGAAGAAGCGCGTGCCAGCTATGTCGCCTTGCACGGGATAGCCGACCGACCGGCGCGCGAACTGGCGGTGATCCGCGATCTCGCGTGTCCCGGACCGGCGGGCGACATTCCGCTGCGGCTCTACGATGCCCGCGAAACCCGCGATCCGGCGCCCGTGATCGTGTTCTACCACGGCGGCGGGTTCGTGATCGGTGACCTCGAAACGCATCACAATCTGTGCACCGAGATCGCCGCGCTGATGGACCTGCCGCTGGTCGCGGTCGATTACCGCCGGGCGCCCGAAGCGCCCTTCCCCGCCGCGATCGAGGATTGCGAGGCGGCGACGCGCTGGATTGCCTCCTCGCCCGTCGAACTGGGCCGCGAGGCGACCGGGATCGTCACCATCGGCGATAGCGCGGGCGGGAATGCGACCATCGTGGTCGGGCAGCAACTGGCCGCCGATCCCGCCGCCGTGCCGGTCGTGCTGCAGGTCCCGATCTTCCCGCTCGCCAGCGACGCCTTCGGCTCATCCAGCCTCGAGGAATTCGCCGAAGGCTACGTCTTGTCCAAGGCGGCGGTGGAGTTCTTCGATGCCGCCTATGCGCCCGACCGCAGCGATCCGCGGGCGATGCCGATCCTCGGCGATCATTCGACGGCCCCGCCAACCGTTCTCGTCACCGCCGGTCTCGATCCGATCCGCGATTCGGGGCGCGATTATGCCAAGGCGCTGGCGGACGCGGGATGCAGCTTCAGCTTCATGGAAATCGAGGGCGTCACCCACTCCTTCACCAACCTGCGCGGCGCGGTTCCGAGTACGCAGGCCGATCTCGAGCGGGTCATCGCCGCGATGAAATGCACACTGGGAGCCTGA